In one Brienomyrus brachyistius isolate T26 chromosome 5, BBRACH_0.4, whole genome shotgun sequence genomic region, the following are encoded:
- the prr35 gene encoding proline-rich protein 35, with product MSKEDQACKISSGCKHKERKPKKPHYIPRPWGKPYNYKCFQCPFTCMEKSHLYNHMKYSLCKNSLSLLIESDWPYKKGNMLHPDQLRSLQQGPRHRGASREAPEMFSGTEDQSKAQQTEVTLVDKGLEEVEEHGDTETGQRKGTEVSVPTKEASDQTDSSIRGATKRSKQSEADLLITDVFPLDDQLLKHRPAEVETQLKQYKLSKGCLSGPSLLSEQWRLLATGHRKAKSDSAPLSNGSLPCYPPPPAFADCPDPAGLNLSVLGVSYPLSPSLFSYVNPVPGAAPTHSQMGQLPFLASATQFMHQASSSLPHADRPLLSPRFYYPLLCEHTFGATRVDAVKGAKPGQSPPVALDSGSSPSFTPKINLWKVPALRPSPGVAPPASWTSHHHVPVPLEAGYRVTEEKVQPSCKDNKGWGFKSTLDMPLVREHGSKRTGAPMEVLEGPVEKKTTAGCALDLLKNIHITPTISIATDGILHPSSFRSAIHHSKSLEDWNTSFRKSASENLPSEMSPPPKPERVRCLDLAEDRQGGQVSETAAVLLADFSRALQEYQEAERKVSHLVREDHPSQRPLWEYLCKIRSELSHIHHALEKTTWQNEGPLDLSIKKDLGRTAGGENQCTGETMKGEVIGETEEEDEIEDEEEEGGEREGKAEFLESQKQELGVLIKMNVASLAETSPGAMVKTEVLSPGALGLRAAPVEALWPSRTTKCEADSSVLLCPDGRPIVFTDFTAGAKSMKRPASREHLGETLCPPSPLTSNDL from the exons ATGTCAAAGGAAGATCAGGCCTGCAAGATCAGCTCCGGGTGCAAACATAAGGAACGCAAACCCAAGAAGCCGCATTACATCCCGCGGCCGTGGGGAAAACCATACAACTACAAATGCTTTCAATGCCCCTTCACCTGCATGGAGAAGTCGCATCTCTACAACCACATGAAATACAGCCTCTGCAAGAACTCTCTCTCCTTGCTGATTGAGTCTGATTGGCCCTACAAGAAGGGGAACATGCTGCACCCAGACCAGCTTCGCTCACTGCAACAAGGGCCGCGCCACCGTGGAGCGAGTAGAGAGGCTCCGGAGATGTTCTCCGGCACCGAGGACCAATCAAAAGCACAGCAGACAGAGGTCACCTTAGTGGACAAAGGTCTGGAAGAGGTAGAAGAGCATGGTGACACCGAAACAGGGCAGAGAAAGGGGACTGAAGTAAGCGTCCCGACAAAAGAGGCTAGCGACCAAACGGACAGCTCTATCAGGGGCGCCACGAAGAGATCCAAGCAGTCGGAGGCAGACCTTTTGATCACAGATGTTTTTCCTCTCGATGATCAGCTTCTCAAACACCGACCCGCAGAGGTCGAGACCCAGCTGAAGCAGTACAAATTGTCCAAAGGTTGTCTGTCAGGCCCCAGTTTGCTGTCTGAACAGTGGCGCTTGCTGGCTACCGGTCACAGGAAGGCGAAATCGGACAGTGCGCCACTCAGCAATGGCTCCTTACCCTGCTACCCCCCACCGCCAGCCTTTGCGGACTGCCCGGACCCGGCTGGGCTGAACCTCTCCGTCCTCGGTGTGAGTTACCCACTAAGTCCCAGCCTCTTTTCCTACGTCAACCCAGTTCCCGGTGCGGCCCCGACTCACAGCCAGATGGGTCAGCTCCCGTTCTTAGCATCGGCCACACAGTTCATGCACCAGGCGTCGAGCTCCCTCCCCCATGCCGACAGACCCCTCCTCTCGCCGCGCTTCTATTACCCTCTTCTCTGCGAGCACACGTTCGGAGCGACGCGAGTCGACGCTGTCAAGGGAGCAAAGCCAGGCCAGTCCCCTCCGGTCGCACTGGATTCCGGTTCTTCTCCCAGTTTCACTCCAAAAATCAACCTGTGGAAGGTCCCTGCCCTTCGGCCCAGTCCTGGCGTGGCTCCTCCAGCTTCCTGGACATCCCACCATCACGTGCCAGTGCCCCTAGAGGCAGGTTATAGGGTGACAGAGGAGAAAGTGCAGCCTAGTTGTAAAGACAACAAAGGGTGGGGCTTCAAGTCAACCCTTGACATGCCTCTAGTAAGAGAACATGGTAGCAAGAGGACAGGAGCCCCCATGGAGGTCCTTGAGGGCCCAGTAGAAAAGAAGACAACAGCAGGATGTGCTCTGGATCTCCTCAagaacattcacatcacaccaACGATCTCTATAGCCACTGACGGCATCCTTCATCCCAGTAG tTTTCGATCTGCCATACATCATTCAAAGTCTTTGGAAGACTGGAATACAAGTTTCAGGAAAAGTGCTTCAGAAAATCTACCGAGTGAAATGTCGCCCCCACCGAAGCCTGAGAGGGTCAGATGTCTGGACCTGGCAGAGGACAGGCAGGGGGGGCAGGTCTCCGAGACTGCAGCAGTGCTGCTGGCCGACTTCAGCAGGGCCCTGCAGGAATACCAGGAGGCTGAGCGCAAGGTCTCACACCTGGTGAGGGAAGACCACCCAAGCCAGCGGCCCCTCTGGGAGTACCTGTGTAAGATCCGCAGTGAGCTCTCCCACATCCACCACGCGCTGGAGAAGACCACCTGGCAGAATGAGGGACCCTTGGACCTCTCCATCAAAAAGGACTTAGGGCGGACGGCAGGTGGAGAGAACCAATGCACAGGGGAGACCATGAAGGGGGAAGTGATTGGAGAGACTGAAGAGGAGGATGAAatagaggatgaagaggaggagggagGCGAAAGAGAGGGGAAGGCAGAATTCCTGGAAAGTCAAAAGCAGGAACTAGGGGTCCTAATCAAGATGAACGTCGCAAGCCTGGCTGAAACGAGTCCTGGGGCCATGGTGAAGACGGAGGTGCTGTCCCCCGGTGCCCTGGGGCTCCGGGCCGCCCCCGTCGAGGCGCTGTGGCCCAGCCGAACCACCAAGTGTGAGGCAGACTCCAGCGTATTGCTCTGCCCGGATGGAAGGCCCATCGTCTTCACTGACTTCACCGCTGGGGCCAAAAGTATGAAGAGGCCAGCATCTCGAGAACATCTCGGGGAGACACTGTGTCCCCCCAGCCCCCTTACATCCAACGATCTGTGA